In Lactobacillus sp. PV012, one genomic interval encodes:
- the rnr gene encoding ribonuclease R produces MAQNEKVLAGVYEIFRHNPNKQYDIDEIEKNIRLDNTEFADIVKAVTFLEHEEKIVTDGNGKYQLNQVNTIIEGTFKANDKGFGFVRLDDDSSDDVFVDKANTNYALDGDHVKVKIIAGANPWNGKGPEGKVEEVIEHGVDTLVGEFHPYGDEIVKSTGKIGYVVSENRKLKKYRINLSEQGVKPQMGDMVQVSITEYPNENHPEEMNGIGLMTIGNKNDPGVDIMSIVVDNGIRTDWPEEALQQANGVPDHVTAEEKAKRIDITDQPAVTIDGDDSKDFDDAVVVWKLPNGNYHLGVHIADVAHYIKAGSPLDKEAFARGNSTYLVDRVIPMLPFRLSNGICSLNEGVERLVLSCDMEITPNGDRVSYKIYPSIMRSHGRLTYNNVNKVLDPNNHEKLEDKYQKAAPMLKEMADLHEILYKKRHARGAIDFEEPEAKIKVDKDGKPIDIVLHHRGTAEKMIESFMLMANETVAEDYFKKKVPFLYRVHETPDEEKMQSFFEFVSAFGLNIKADPGDVEPKVLQKIVSKTEGTPEEAVVQMMMLRSLKQAHYSPDPLGHFGLAAKFYTHFTSPIRRYSDLMVHRMIHDYADKGMGEEIRENFKSQMPNVAEKTSTQERKSIDAERGVNDLKMTEYMADKVGQVFEAIVSSVTSFGMFIQLPNTVEGLIHISNLDDDYYNFDEKSLTLTGRTTHKQFKIGMPIKVKLIRADVEQHQLDFEIYDPDAPKKRRNGQRRNFHNSHSRNRNSKDPKGKNNSFTIRRKAKKN; encoded by the coding sequence ATGGCACAAAATGAGAAAGTATTAGCTGGAGTGTATGAAATTTTTCGTCACAATCCTAATAAGCAATATGATATTGATGAAATAGAGAAAAATATTAGACTTGATAACACTGAATTTGCAGATATTGTAAAAGCAGTGACTTTTTTAGAACATGAAGAAAAAATTGTAACAGACGGAAATGGAAAATATCAGCTAAATCAAGTTAATACCATTATAGAGGGTACATTTAAGGCTAATGATAAAGGTTTTGGTTTCGTTCGATTAGATGATGATTCTTCAGATGATGTATTTGTAGATAAGGCAAACACAAATTATGCTTTAGATGGTGATCATGTAAAAGTCAAAATTATTGCAGGTGCTAATCCTTGGAATGGTAAGGGGCCAGAAGGAAAAGTTGAAGAAGTTATCGAACATGGGGTTGATACTTTAGTAGGAGAGTTCCATCCTTATGGAGATGAAATTGTAAAGAGCACTGGAAAAATCGGATATGTTGTCAGTGAAAATAGAAAATTAAAGAAGTATAGAATCAACTTAAGTGAACAAGGGGTTAAGCCCCAAATGGGTGATATGGTTCAAGTATCAATTACTGAATATCCAAACGAAAATCATCCAGAAGAGATGAATGGAATTGGATTAATGACAATTGGAAATAAAAATGATCCAGGTGTGGATATTATGTCAATTGTTGTTGATAATGGAATTAGAACGGATTGGCCAGAAGAAGCGCTCCAACAGGCTAACGGGGTTCCAGATCATGTAACTGCAGAAGAAAAAGCAAAAAGAATCGATATCACTGATCAACCTGCTGTAACAATTGATGGGGATGATTCAAAGGACTTTGATGATGCCGTAGTGGTATGGAAATTACCTAATGGAAACTATCACCTTGGGGTTCATATTGCAGATGTTGCTCACTATATCAAAGCAGGTTCACCTCTAGATAAGGAAGCATTTGCTCGAGGAAACAGTACTTACTTAGTTGATCGTGTAATTCCAATGCTTCCATTCCGCTTATCAAATGGGATTTGTTCTTTAAATGAAGGTGTTGAAAGATTAGTACTTTCATGTGATATGGAAATTACTCCAAATGGTGATCGTGTAAGTTATAAAATCTATCCATCAATTATGAGATCTCATGGGCGTTTAACTTATAATAATGTAAATAAAGTGCTTGATCCTAATAACCATGAGAAATTAGAAGATAAGTATCAAAAAGCTGCTCCAATGCTTAAAGAAATGGCAGATTTACACGAAATTTTATATAAGAAACGTCATGCTCGCGGTGCAATTGACTTTGAAGAACCAGAAGCAAAAATTAAGGTTGATAAAGATGGTAAACCAATTGATATTGTGTTGCATCACCGTGGAACTGCTGAGAAGATGATTGAATCATTTATGTTAATGGCAAATGAAACAGTTGCAGAAGATTACTTTAAGAAAAAAGTACCTTTCTTATATCGTGTTCACGAAACACCAGATGAGGAAAAAATGCAAAGCTTCTTTGAATTTGTAAGTGCTTTTGGATTGAATATTAAAGCTGATCCAGGTGATGTAGAGCCTAAAGTTTTACAAAAAATCGTTTCTAAGACTGAGGGAACACCTGAAGAAGCTGTTGTCCAAATGATGATGCTACGTAGTTTGAAACAAGCCCACTATTCACCAGATCCACTTGGACACTTTGGTTTAGCTGCAAAATTTTATACACACTTTACTTCACCAATTCGTCGTTACTCTGATTTGATGGTACACCGAATGATTCATGATTATGCGGATAAGGGCATGGGAGAAGAAATTAGAGAGAACTTTAAGTCTCAAATGCCTAATGTAGCTGAAAAAACTTCAACTCAAGAGCGTAAATCTATTGATGCAGAACGTGGAGTTAATGACCTGAAGATGACAGAATATATGGCGGATAAGGTAGGACAAGTCTTTGAAGCGATTGTGTCATCTGTAACTAGTTTCGGAATGTTTATTCAATTACCGAACACTGTTGAAGGATTAATTCATATTTCTAATTTAGATGATGATTATTATAACTTTGATGAAAAGAGTTTAACTTTGACAGGGCGGACAACTCATAAGCAATTTAAGATAGGGATGCCAATTAAGGTTAAGTTAATTAGAGCAGATGTAGAGCAACATCAATTGGATTTTGAAATTTATGATCCTGATGCTCCAAAAAAGAGACGTAACGGTCAACGTCGGAATTTCCATAATAGTCACTCACGTAATCGGAATTCTAAAGATCCTAAAGGAAAAAATAATAGTTTTACGATTAGACGCAAGGCCAAGAAAAATTAG
- the secG gene encoding preprotein translocase subunit SecG has product MYNLVMTLLIIVSFLIIIATLMQPQKQQDALNALSGGAVFSGQTKKRGFEALMERITAVLLVIFFLLAIVLAILSSK; this is encoded by the coding sequence TTGTATAACTTAGTCATGACGCTACTCATCATAGTAAGTTTTTTAATTATTATAGCTACTTTGATGCAGCCGCAAAAGCAACAAGATGCTTTAAATGCATTATCCGGTGGAGCCGTGTTTAGTGGACAAACTAAGAAACGTGGATTTGAAGCATTAATGGAAAGGATTACCGCCGTTTTGTTAGTAATCTTTTTCCTATTAGCCATAGTTTTGGCAATTTTATCATCTAAGTAA
- the eno gene encoding phosphopyruvate hydratase, translating to MSVITDIHAREVLDSRGNPTIEAEVYTELGGFGRAIVPSGASTGEHEAVELRDGDKSRFNGTGVLTAVENVNGEIAKAVIGLDVTDQRLIDQTMIDLDGTPNKGRLGANAILSVSLASARAAADELGLPLYEYLGGPNAHVLPTPMMNVINGGKHADNNVDIQEFMIMPVGAKSLHEAVRMGAETFHALKSILNERGESTGVGDEGGFAPNLKNNEEPFEILVEAIQRAGYKPGEDIAIAFDCAASEFYDKDTKKYVTVADGREYTAEEWTSLIEDWVDKYPVISVEDPLDENDWEGWKTFTERLGKKIQIVGDDLFVTNTNYLKKGIEMGVANSILIKVNQIGTLTETFEAIEMAKEASYTAVVSHRSGETEDTTIADLVVATNAGQIKTGSMSRTDRIAKYNQLMRIEEALGSTGQYKGIHSFYNLHKQF from the coding sequence ATGTCTGTTATAACTGATATTCACGCACGTGAAGTCCTTGATTCTCGTGGTAACCCAACCATTGAAGCTGAAGTTTACACTGAATTAGGTGGCTTTGGTCGCGCTATTGTTCCATCAGGTGCTTCAACTGGTGAACACGAAGCTGTAGAATTACGTGATGGTGATAAGTCACGTTTCAATGGTACTGGTGTTTTAACTGCTGTTGAAAATGTAAACGGTGAAATTGCAAAAGCTGTTATTGGTTTAGATGTAACTGATCAACGTTTAATCGATCAAACTATGATTGATTTAGATGGTACTCCAAATAAGGGTCGTCTTGGTGCAAATGCCATTTTATCAGTTTCATTAGCTAGTGCTCGTGCTGCAGCTGATGAATTAGGTTTACCATTATACGAATACTTAGGTGGACCAAACGCTCACGTATTACCAACTCCAATGATGAACGTTATCAATGGTGGTAAGCACGCAGATAACAACGTTGACATCCAAGAATTCATGATTATGCCAGTAGGTGCTAAGTCACTTCATGAAGCAGTTCGTATGGGTGCAGAAACTTTCCACGCATTAAAGAGTATCTTAAATGAACGTGGTGAATCAACTGGTGTTGGTGATGAAGGTGGTTTTGCACCAAACTTGAAGAACAATGAAGAACCATTTGAAATCTTAGTAGAAGCTATTCAACGTGCTGGTTACAAGCCAGGTGAAGACATTGCAATTGCCTTTGACTGTGCAGCATCTGAATTCTACGACAAAGATACTAAGAAGTACGTAACTGTTGCTGATGGTCGTGAATACACTGCTGAAGAATGGACTTCATTAATTGAAGATTGGGTTGATAAATACCCAGTAATCTCTGTAGAAGATCCATTGGATGAAAACGATTGGGAAGGTTGGAAGACTTTCACTGAACGTTTAGGTAAGAAGATCCAAATTGTTGGTGATGACTTATTTGTAACAAACACTAACTACTTGAAGAAGGGTATCGAAATGGGAGTTGCTAACTCAATCTTAATTAAGGTTAACCAAATCGGTACTTTAACTGAAACTTTTGAAGCTATTGAAATGGCTAAAGAAGCAAGTTATACTGCAGTGGTTTCTCACCGTTCAGGTGAAACTGAAGATACTACTATTGCAGACTTGGTTGTTGCTACTAACGCAGGTCAAATTAAGACTGGTTCAATGTCTAGAACTGATAGAATTGCTAAGTACAACCAATTAATGCGTATTGAAGAAGCTTTAGGTTCAACTGGCCAATACAAAGGTATTCACAGCTTCTACAACTTACACAAACAATTTTAA